One Catenulispora sp. GP43 genomic window, GGCCTCGGCCGCGTCCGGCCGGCCCGGGCGGCGTGCCCAGAACGTGCCGGTCCGGGCACGCAGCGTGTAAGCACACGCGAACGACAGCGCCAGGCTCAGCGCCCCGAAGGTGTCACGCCGCAACGGCAGCACGGCGGCGATCGGCACGGAGAGCGCGTACGGCCGCAGCACCGCGATCAGGGCCACGTAGGCCCAGCCCAGCAGCCCGGCGACCATCAGCGTCTCGGCGGCGGGCCGGTACATCGTCCTCATACGTCATCCCCGGTCGGCGGAACTTCCCCCCGGGCGGCTCGCCGAACGGTAAGTCTCGATCAGCATGGATGCGTGGTCAGGCCACGCGAAACGCTCCACAGCGTACTCCCGGGCGTACTTGCCCATCTGCCGGCGCAGTTCGGAGTCCACGGCCATCTCCCGCAGCCGGACGCGGAGCATCTCCGTGTCCCGGTCCACCAACGATACGCGATCACGATCCAGGTCGTAGGCCGCGTACCCGCTGTCATCGGTGGTCAGCACCGCGATCCCGGAGCTCATCGCCTCCTGGACGGTGAGCGGGAACCCCTCGGAGGTCGAGGGGAGGGCGAAGACGTCGCACGCCCGGTAGGCGGCGGCCACCTCGGCGGGGGCCAGGGAGCCGAGGTAGATCACTGAGTCCCGCGCCCCGGTCAGCGCCTCGGCGGGGCCGCCGGCGAACACCAGCCGGTATCCCGGGTCGTCCGCCGCGAGCAGCAGATCGAAGCCCTTCTTCGGCACGAACCGGCCGACGAACAACACCAGCACGCCTTCCGGCGGCAGTCCCAGCCGCTCGCGCTCGGCGGCCTGCTCGGCGGCGTCCCGGGCCGGCCGGAACAGCTCGGTGTCGACGCCGTTCGGCAGGTGGTGCACCCGCTCCGGCCGTGCGCCCAGGCCGCGGACGAAGGCCGCGACGTCGGAGTTCATCGTGAACACCGACTGCGCGCCGCGCATCAGCAGCCGTCCGGCCGTCGCGTAGACGGCCTTCTGAACCAGGGCCACCGCCGCCGAGTCATGGTGCACCAGCGCCACGTGCTGCGTGGCCACCACCGGAGTGCGGGTCGCCTTCGCCGCGGTGAGCGCGGCCCACGACGTCAGATAGAAGGCATCGTGGATGTGCACGACGTCGGCCCAGCGTGTCCAGCGCAGCGCCCGGCGCAGCAGCTTCGGCCCCAGGATCGGGAACGGCACGCCGGCCTTGCGCTCCAGCCCGTTCCAGGCCCGGACCCGCACCACCCGGACCCCGTCCTCGTCGGTGACGCCGCTGCGCTCCCCGCTGGTGAGCACGGTCACCTGGACCCCGGCGGCGGTCAGATGCCGGGCCTCGGCGTGCACCACGTTCTCGATGCCGCCCAGGTGCGGCGGGTA contains:
- a CDS encoding glycosyltransferase family 4 protein, yielding MSDDARGPLKVLLVCHYYPPHLGGIENVVHAEARHLTAAGVQVTVLTSGERSGVTDEDGVRVVRVRAWNGLERKAGVPFPILGPKLLRRALRWTRWADVVHIHDAFYLTSWAALTAAKATRTPVVATQHVALVHHDSAAVALVQKAVYATAGRLLMRGAQSVFTMNSDVAAFVRGLGARPERVHHLPNGVDTELFRPARDAAEQAAERERLGLPPEGVLVLFVGRFVPKKGFDLLLAADDPGYRLVFAGGPAEALTGARDSVIYLGSLAPAEVAAAYRACDVFALPSTSEGFPLTVQEAMSSGIAVLTTDDSGYAAYDLDRDRVSLVDRDTEMLRVRLREMAVDSELRRQMGKYAREYAVERFAWPDHASMLIETYRSASRPGGSSADRG